One Peromyscus leucopus breed LL Stock chromosome 2, UCI_PerLeu_2.1, whole genome shotgun sequence DNA window includes the following coding sequences:
- the A3galt2 gene encoding alpha-1,3-galactosyltransferase 2, with protein MALGVESGLSWPGSHGGYRKQEGQRQRGQGKPTWGLPRAKKRLLWQLLLCAFGVSGLFLHRLHIVRYLEGLVPMGICPTDTRPLLRDNFTGGLRHWARPEVLTCTSWRAPIIWDGIFDPHEAQQEARRQNLTIGLTVFAVGRYLEKYLEHFLESAEQHFMVGQSVVYYVFTDRPEAVPYIALGQGRLLRVEPVLRESRWQDVSMARMHTLHEALGGPLGQEADYVFCLDVDQHFTGNFGPEALSDLVAQLHAWHYRWPRWLLPYERDKRSAAALGLGEGDFYYHAAVFGGSVAALRKLTAHCALGQQRDRERGIEALWHDESHLNKFFWLYKPTKLLSPEFCWDQQIGWKPEIHYPRLLWEPKEYALVRN; from the exons ggccaAGAAGAGACTTCTGTGGCAACTCCTCCTGTGTGCATTCGGCGTCTCAGGCCTGTTCCTACACAGGCTCCATATTGTCAG GTACTTAGAAGGCTTAGTCCCCATGGGCATCTGCCCCACAGATACAAGGCCTCTGCTGAGGGACAACTTCACAGGTGGCCTGCGGCACTG GGCCCGACCTGAAGTCCTGACCTGTACCTCTTGGAGAGCGCCGATTATTTGGGATGGCATCTTTGACCCACACGAAGCCCAGCAAGAGGCGAGACGGCAGAACCTCACCATTGGGCTGACAGTCTTTGCTGTAGGCAG GTACCTGGAGAAGTACCTGGAACACTTCCTGGAATCTGCCGAGCAGCACTTTATGGTGGGTCAGAGCGTGGTGTACTACGTGTTCACTGATCGCCCGGAAGCCGTGCCCTACATAGCCCTGGGCCAGGGTCGCCTGCTGCGGGTGGAACCCGTGCTGCGAGAGAGCCGCTGGCAGGACGTGTCCATGGCGCGCATGCACACGCTACACGAGGCCCTGGGAGGGCCGCTGGGGCAGGAAGCTGACTATGTGTTTTGCCTGGACGTAGACCAGCACTTCACTGGTAACTTCGGGCCCGAGGCGCTGTCTGATTTGGTGGCGCAGCTGCACGCCTGGCACTACCGCTGGCCGCGGTGGCTGCTGCCCTACGAGCGGGACAAGCGATCGGCGGCCGCGCTGGGCTTGGGAGAGGGCGACTTCTACTACCACGCGGCGGTGTTCGGGGGCAGTGTGGCGGCGCTGCGCAAGCTGACGGCCCACTGTGCGCTTGGCCAGCAGCGGGACCGTGAGCGTGGCATCGAGGCGCTCTGGCACGACGAGAGCCACCTCAACAAGTTCTTCTGGCTGTACAAGCCCACCAAGCTGCTGTCGCCTGAGTTCTGCTGGGACCAGCAAATTGGCTGGAAGCCAGAGATCCACTACCCTCGCCTGCTCTGGGAGCCCAAGGAGTATGCATTAGTGCGAAACTAG